One window of the Branchiostoma lanceolatum isolate klBraLanc5 chromosome 3, klBraLanc5.hap2, whole genome shotgun sequence genome contains the following:
- the LOC136431160 gene encoding BCL2/adenovirus E1B 19 kDa protein-interacting protein 3-like isoform X2, which produces MAETSRELSDDNSCLNDSWVELHYANNGDQQQGTNGNLTSPHNGNMEKLLIEAQHESPRNSSRGSSSPRSPNSPPLPANGSDHEMGSLNGSNGQSEKSQSETGSSNSASLPPLPERNTAEWIWDWSSRPEQNPPKDWEKKLKHPKHRLSMRHTKAMKSDAADFLTLYFKALVISHIAVLGIGIGIGIYLGHRHIGSSTF; this is translated from the exons ATGGCGGAGACATCCAGAGAGCTGTCGGACGACAACAGCTGTTTGAACG ACTCGTGGGTGGAGCTCCACTATGCCAACAATGGAGACCAGCAGCAGGGGACCAATGGGAACCTGACGTCTCCTCACAACGGGAACATGGAGAAGCTGCTGATCGAGGCGCAGCACGAGTCGCCCAGAAACAGCTCCAGGGGCAGCAG CAGCCCCAGAAGTCCCAACAGCCCACCCCTACCAGCGAATGGTAGTGACCATGAAATGGGGAGTCTGAACGGCTCCAATGGACAAAGTGAGAAGTCCCAG TCTGAGACAGGCAGTAGCAACAGTGCCAGTCTGCCGCCACTGCCAGAGCGGAACACTGCCGAGTGGATCTGGGACTGGTCATCACGACCCGAGCAAAACCCACCCAA GGACTGGGAGAAGAAACTGAAGCATCCGAAGCACCGGCTGAGCATGAGGCACACCAAGGCTATGAAGAG TGATGCTGCTGACTTCCTGACTCTGTACTTCAAGGCTCTTGTGATCAGCCACATAGCTGTACTGGGCATTGGGATTGGCATCGG GATCTACCTCGGCCATCGGCACATCGGCTCCAGCACCTTTTGA
- the LOC136431160 gene encoding BCL2/adenovirus E1B 19 kDa protein-interacting protein 3-like isoform X1, with the protein MAETSRELSDDNSCLNVGILEGSRRMSGAENEDSWVELHYANNGDQQQGTNGNLTSPHNGNMEKLLIEAQHESPRNSSRGSSSPRSPNSPPLPANGSDHEMGSLNGSNGQSEKSQSETGSSNSASLPPLPERNTAEWIWDWSSRPEQNPPKDWEKKLKHPKHRLSMRHTKAMKSDAADFLTLYFKALVISHIAVLGIGIGIGIYLGHRHIGSSTF; encoded by the exons ATGGCGGAGACATCCAGAGAGCTGTCGGACGACAACAGCTGTTTGAACG TTGGCATTTTGGAGGGTAGCAGAAGGATGTCAGGGGCTGAAAATGAAG ACTCGTGGGTGGAGCTCCACTATGCCAACAATGGAGACCAGCAGCAGGGGACCAATGGGAACCTGACGTCTCCTCACAACGGGAACATGGAGAAGCTGCTGATCGAGGCGCAGCACGAGTCGCCCAGAAACAGCTCCAGGGGCAGCAG CAGCCCCAGAAGTCCCAACAGCCCACCCCTACCAGCGAATGGTAGTGACCATGAAATGGGGAGTCTGAACGGCTCCAATGGACAAAGTGAGAAGTCCCAG TCTGAGACAGGCAGTAGCAACAGTGCCAGTCTGCCGCCACTGCCAGAGCGGAACACTGCCGAGTGGATCTGGGACTGGTCATCACGACCCGAGCAAAACCCACCCAA GGACTGGGAGAAGAAACTGAAGCATCCGAAGCACCGGCTGAGCATGAGGCACACCAAGGCTATGAAGAG TGATGCTGCTGACTTCCTGACTCTGTACTTCAAGGCTCTTGTGATCAGCCACATAGCTGTACTGGGCATTGGGATTGGCATCGG GATCTACCTCGGCCATCGGCACATCGGCTCCAGCACCTTTTGA